Genomic DNA from Leucobacter triazinivorans:
TCTCGCCCTTCTTGATCCAGCCGTGGTGCACGCGCAGCAGCGCGATGCGGCCGAGGAACGGCGAGGAGTCGAGGTTGGTGACGTGGGCCTGCAGCGGATGCGCGTCGTCGTAGGAGGGGGCGGGCACGCGCTCGAGGATCGTCTCGAAGAGCGGCTCGAGATCGGGGGTGTCGGGCAGCGAGCCGTCGGCGGGGCGCGTGTGCGACGCCGCACCGGCGCGCCCCGAGAGGTAGACGGTGGGCACGTCGAGCACGGCGTCGACGTCGATGTCGGGGTGATCCTCGGAGAGATCGGAGGCGAGCCCGAGCAGCAGATCCTGCGCCTCTCCCTCGACCTCCTCGATACGCGCGTCGGGGCGGTCGGTCTTGTTGACCGCGAGGATCACGGGCAGGTGCGCCTCGAGCGCCTTGCGCAGCACGAAGCGGGTCTGGGGCAGCGGCCCCTCCGAGGCGTCGACGAGCAGCACGACGCCGTCGACCATCGAGAGCGCGCGCTCCACCTCGCCGCCGAAGTCGGCGTGCCCGGGGGTGTCGACCACGTTGATGACGATGGGGCCGTTCTTCGCGTGCGCACCCTCGTAGCTGATCGCGGTGTTCTTCGCGAGGATCGTGATGCCCTTCTCGCGCTCGAGATCGTTGGAGTCCATGACTCGGTCGTCGACCTCGGCGTGGGCGTCGAAGGAATTGGTCTGACGCAGCATGGCGTCGACGAGTGTGGTCTTGCCGTGATCGACGTGGGCGACGATGGCGACGTTGCGGAGGTCTTCGCGGGTGGCGAGAGCCATAGAGGTGGAGTCCTAACGAGACGAGCGGATCGCCGGCGCGGCAGGATGCCGGGCGCGACCGGGACGCGAGCCCGGCGCACCAGAAGAAGCCGACGTACTATCATATCGGATCGCAGCGGAGCCCCCTGAGAAATCGAGCACATCGCCCAGGATCGTATATGATCCGAGTATGGCCGCACCTCCCCAGCTGACGCGCGGGCTGCTCGCGGTCCTCTCGTTCCTGGCCGCGGTGGGCCCCTTCGCCACCGATATGTATCTCGCGTCGTTCACCTCGATAGCTCGGGATCTGGGCGCGCAGCCCTCATCCGTGCAGCTCACCCTGACGGCGTTCCTCATCGGCATGGGAGTGGGCCAGCTGCTGCTCGGCCCGCTCTCCGACCAGTGCGGCAGGCGGCCCGTGCTCGTCGTTGCGCTCGCGGTCTTCGCGGCGGCGAGCATCGCGATGGTCTTCTCCCCCGACATCGGGATCTTCATCGCGCTCCGCGCGGTGCAGGGCATCGCGGGATCCGCCGGCGTCGTCGTCTCGCGCGCCATCGCGGTCGACCTCTCCTCGGGCGCGGCCGCGATCCGCGCGATCAGCCTCATCGCGATGTTCGTGGGGCTCGGCCCGCTCGTCGCTCCCCCTGTGGGAGGCGCGATCCTCGTCGTCGGCGACTGGCGCGCGGTGCTCGCGTCGCTCGCCGCGATCGCTTCCGCGATGTTCGTGCTCGCCGCGGTGTTCGTACCGGAGTCGCTGCCCCGCGAGTCCCGCCGCGACGCGGGGGTGCGCACGGCGCTCCGGAGTTTCGGAGGGCTGCTCGGAACCGGCCGGTTCGTGCTGCTCATGTGCGTCTTCGGGCTCGGGTTCGGCAGCATGATGTCGTACATCTCGGCGTCGCCGTTCGTGGGCCAGGTGATGCTCGGGATGCCGCCCCTCCTCTACTCCCTCGCGTTCGCCACGGGCGCCGCGGCGATGATCCTCGCCAACTCGATCAACGCGGGCCTGGCCGGGCGAGTACCCGCCCACCGCATGCTCGTCATCGGCACGACGATCTCCGCGATCGCGGGCGCCGCACTCACGCTGCTCTCGCTGAGCGGCACCCTCTCACCGACGTCGTTCATCGTCTGCGCCTTCGCCCTGACCGGCGGAACTGGCCTCACGATGTCGAACTCGAGCGCCATCGCGCTGTCGCTCTCCGGCGCCTCCCGCGGCTCGGGATCCGCCCTGCTGGGCGCCTCGCAGTTCGCCGTGGGGGGCCTCGCCTCGCCCCTCGTGGGCGCCTGGGGCGAGCACACCGCGCTGCCCATGGCGCTCTTCGTGCTCACCGCGACGACGCTCGCCTGCGCGGGTGCGCTGCGCTACGCGCGTCTCGCGAGCTAGGGGCGCCGCGGCGCGGCGGCGGCACGAGCCCGCAACTCCCGCGGCGCCGGCTCGCCGCAGCCCCGCCTCAGCCGATCCCGAGCTCGATCTGCGCCCCCGGGATCGCCGCGAGCAGGTTCTTCGTGTACTCCTGCTGCGGGTTCTCGAAGACCTGCTCGGTCGTGGCCTGCTCGACGATGCGCCCCTGCTGCATCACGCAGACACGGTCTGCGATGAGCCGCACCACCGCGAGATCGTGGGTGATGAAGAGATAGGTGAGCCCGAGCTCCCGCTGCAGCTCGGCGAGCAGATCGAGGATCTGCGCCTGCACGAGCACGTCGAGCGCCGAGACCGCCTCGTCGAGCACGAGGATGTCGGGCTTGAGCGCCAGCCCGCGGGCCACGGCGACGCGCTGCCGCTGGCCGCCGGAGAGCTCGTTCGGGTAGCGCGTCGCGAGTTCGCGCGGCAGCGCGACCTGGTCGAGCAGCTCGAGCACGCGCGCCTTGCGGCTCGCGGTGTCGCCCACCCCGTGGATCTTCAGCGGCTCCATGATCGTGTTGCCGATGTTGTGCAGCGGATCGAGCGAGCCGTACGGATCCTGGAACACCGGCTGCAGCGTGCGGCGCAGGTCGAAGAGCCGCTTGCCGGAGAGGCCGGCGGTCTCCTGCCCCGCGATGCGGATCGAGCCCGAGCTCGGTTCCTCGAGCTGCAGCACCATCTTGGCGATGGTCGACTTGCCCGAGCCGGATTCGCCCACGAGCGCCATGGTCTCACCGCGATTCACGGTGAAGGTGGCGTCGCGCACCGCGTGGAAATCCTCGTGGCCGAAGCTCCCCTTGCGCAGCTTGTAGATCTTGCCCAGGCCCGAGACCTCGATCATGGGCTCGCCCTGGCCCACCGCGGGCTTCTCCTCCTCGGCGAGCACCGAGAGGTCGAAGGACTCCGTGGGCGCGGCCGGCAGCTCGGCGTCGGAGCCGATGCGTCGCGAGGCCAGGCTGGGAGCCGCGGCGACCAGGCGCTTCGTGTAGGGGTGCCGCGGGTTCTGCAGGATCTCGCGGCTCGGGCCCGCCTCGACGATGTTGCCCTGGTACATCACGATGAGCTTCTCGGCCCGCTCGGCCGCGAGACCCAGATCATGCGTGATGAACACCACCGCGGTGCCGAGCTCTCCGGTCAGCTTCGCGAGGTGGTCCAGCACCACGCGCTGCACGGTCACGTCGAGTGCCGATGTCGGCTCGTCGGCGATCAGCAGCTGCGGCTGCGCGGCGAGACCGATGCCGATGAGCGCGCGCTGCTTCATGCCGCCGGAGAACTGGTGCGGGTACTGCTTCATGCGCTGCGCGGCGTTCTGCAGGCCGGCCTGCTCGAGCACCTCGACGGCGCGCTGCTTCACGGCGCGACGGCCCTTGGCCAGCCCGTTGGCGCGCACGGCCTCCTCGACCTGGAAGCCGACGGACCACACGGGGTTGAGGTTCGACATCGGATCCTGCGGCACGAGACCGATCTCGCGGCCGCGGATCGACTCCATCTCCTTGCGGGAGACGCCGACGAGCTCGCGCCCGTTCCAGCGCACGGAGCCTCCGGTGATGCGCCCGGTGCCCGGCAGGAGGTTGATGACCGCGTGCATCGTGGTCGACTTGCCGGAGCCCGACTCGCCCACGATCGCGACGGTCTCACCGGGGTAGACGTCGAAGTCGACGCCGTGCACGACCTCCTTGAGGACCTTGTCGACCTTGAACGCGACCTCGAGGTCTCGCACGCTCAGCAGTGGCTGCATGTATGACTGTCCGCTCTCGGTGTTCGTCGCGCTCATCGGCGGGCCCTCGCCTTCGGATCGAGGGCGTCGCGCACGACCTCGCCCAGCATGACGAAGCCGAGCACGGTGATGCTGAGCGCCAGCGACGGATAGATGAGGGGCATCGGATCGGTGCGCAGCGACAGCTGCGCAGCGCTGATGTCGTTGCCCCAGCTGATGAACTGCCCCGGCGGCAGGCCGACGCCGAGGAACGACAGAGTGGCCTCGGCCACGATCGCCGACGACAGCGAGAGCGTGGTCACCACGATCGCCGGGGCCAGACCGTTCGGCAGCACGTGCCGCACGAGCGTCGCGAACCGCGAGAGGCCGAGGGACTCGGCGGCCATCACGAAGTCGGCGTTCTTGACGCGGAGGATCTCTCCGCGCACGATGCGCGCGGTGATGGGCCACGAGAATCCGCCGATGGCGAAGGCGATCACGAGCGGGTTGCGGTAGTCCTGCATCACGCTCATCACCACGACCGCGGCGAGGATGTAGGGAATCGAGAAGAAGACGTCGCCGATGCGGGAGAGCACCGTGTCGACGAATCCGCCGAAGAAGCCGGCGAGCGCTCCCATGACGGTGCCGACGACGAAGGTGATCGCGATCACGATCAGACCGACCGATACCGATGTCGAGGCGCCGTAGACGATGCGGGCGTAGACGTCGTACCCCTGCTTCGTGAAGCCGAGCGGGTGGCCGGGCTCGGGGGCGCCGTTCGAGTTGGCGAGCGAGCTCGCCCGCGGATCCACCGAGGTGAACCACCCCGGGAAGAGCGAGACGAGCACGACGAGCAGGATGATCGCGGCGGAGATCCAGAACATGGGCCGGCGGCGCATGTCGCGCCACGCGTCGAGCCACAGGTTCGACTTCTTCTCGCGGATCCGGACCGCGTCGACGGAGGCGACGGGCGTCTCGTCGACGGGAGCGACGAAGTGCTCGATGGGCGGGCGCTGCGCGCCCGCGGACTGATTGCTGGAGTTCTTCGGCTCAGGCATAGCGGATCCTCGGGTCGAGAACGGCGTAGAGGAGATCGACGACGAGATTGACGACGAGGTAGATCAGCACCATCACGGTCACGAACGAGACGACGGTGGCGTTCTCCCCCTTGAGGATGGCCTGGAAGAGCACGTTGCCGACACCGGGCACGTTGAAGATGCCCTCGGTGACCGTCGCGCCGACCATCAGCGTGCCGAAGTCGGTGGCGGTGTTGGTGATCGTGGGGATCAGCGAGTTGCGCAGCACGTGCACGGGGACGACGCGGTTGCGGCTGAGCCCCTTGGCGTACGCGGTGCGCACGAAGTCCTGGTTGAGGGTGTCGATGACCGAGGATCGCGTGAGACGCATGCTCGTGGCGTAGAGCGAGACGCCCAGCACGATGGCCGGAAGCAGCAGATCGCTCACCGGTGCGCCCGGCCCCACGGTCGGACTGAACCAGCCGAGCTTGAGCCCGAGGCCGTACTGCGCGATGAACGCGATCACGAAGATCGGGATGCTGAGGAAGAGCAGGCCGATGATCAGGTTGATGTTGTCGAAGAGCTTGCCCTTGCGCAGGCCCGAGAAGAGGCCGACGACCACGGCGAGCACGAGCTCGATGCCGATCGCCATGGCGGCGAGGGTGATGGTCACCGGGAAGGTGCGGGCGAGGATCTGCGAGACCGGCTCGCCCGAGAAGCTGATGCCGAAGTCGCCGACCAGGATGCCCTTGAGGTACAGGAGGTACTGGATGAAGAAGGGCTGATCGAGGTTGTACTGCTCGCGCACCCGCTCGAGCACGGCCTCACTCGGCTGCTTGTCGCCGAACATCGCGGCGACGGGATCGCCCGGCATGGCGAAGACCATGAAGTAGATGAGGAAGGTGGTGCCCAGCAGGACCGGGATCACCTGAAGCAGACGGAAGAGTATGTATCTCAGCACTCTTCCGCCCCCTTCTGGTCAGTGAAGGAAGACATGTTGCGTATTCTCTCGCATTCGTGGTGCGAAGCGAAACCAAGGAACGTCAGTGTTCCCGGCCGCGCAAGTGAGTGCTCGCCGGCGAAGCGGATGGCCTCGAGACGAGGGCGAGGCCCCGAGCTGATCGCCCGGGGCCTCGCAGAAGCGGATTACTTCGTGGTGATCTCGTTGAAGATCGGGACCGAGTTCCAGCCGAACGCGACGTTGTCGACGTTCTCGCTGAAGCCGCCGGTCGTGCCCTGGTACCAGAGCGGGATCGAGGGCATGTCCTCGAGCAGCAGCTCCTGCACCTCGTCGAGCTTGGCGTTGCGCGCCTCGTGGTCGCTCTCCTGCACCGCCTCGTCGAGCAGCTGATCGACCTCGGGGTTGGCGTAGAACCCGTGGTTGGAGCTGGCATCGGTGTAGTAGAGGGGCTGCAGGTAGTTGTAGGCGCCCGGGTAATCGCCCTGCCAACCGGCGCGGAACGGGCCGCCCACCGTGTCGGCCTCGCGGTCGTCGAGGAATGCGGCGAAGGTCGGGTAGAGCTTCGGCGCCGCGCTGATGCCGAGGTTGGTCGCCCACTGGTTGGCCACGGCCTCGACCCAGACCTGGTGCGGTCCGTCGGTGTTCGTGGCGACCTCGAGGGTGCCCTCGTAGGGGCTGATCGCGTCGGCCTCGGCCCACAGCTTCTTGGCCTCGTCGGGGTTGAACTCGAGCTTCTCCATGCCGGCGAGGTCGTCGGCGAAGCCGTCGACCACCGGGGAGGTGAAGTCGACCGCGGGCACGTTGGTGCCCTCGAAGATCACGTCGATGATCTCGTCGCGATCCACCGCCATCGACAGCGCCGCGCGGCGGA
This window encodes:
- a CDS encoding ABC transporter permease → MPEPKNSSNQSAGAQRPPIEHFVAPVDETPVASVDAVRIREKKSNLWLDAWRDMRRRPMFWISAAIILLVVLVSLFPGWFTSVDPRASSLANSNGAPEPGHPLGFTKQGYDVYARIVYGASTSVSVGLIVIAITFVVGTVMGALAGFFGGFVDTVLSRIGDVFFSIPYILAAVVVMSVMQDYRNPLVIAFAIGGFSWPITARIVRGEILRVKNADFVMAAESLGLSRFATLVRHVLPNGLAPAIVVTTLSLSSAIVAEATLSFLGVGLPPGQFISWGNDISAAQLSLRTDPMPLIYPSLALSITVLGFVMLGEVVRDALDPKARARR
- a CDS encoding ABC transporter permease, with translation MLRYILFRLLQVIPVLLGTTFLIYFMVFAMPGDPVAAMFGDKQPSEAVLERVREQYNLDQPFFIQYLLYLKGILVGDFGISFSGEPVSQILARTFPVTITLAAMAIGIELVLAVVVGLFSGLRKGKLFDNINLIIGLLFLSIPIFVIAFIAQYGLGLKLGWFSPTVGPGAPVSDLLLPAIVLGVSLYATSMRLTRSSVIDTLNQDFVRTAYAKGLSRNRVVPVHVLRNSLIPTITNTATDFGTLMVGATVTEGIFNVPGVGNVLFQAILKGENATVVSFVTVMVLIYLVVNLVVDLLYAVLDPRIRYA
- a CDS encoding dipeptide ABC transporter ATP-binding protein — protein: MSATNTESGQSYMQPLLSVRDLEVAFKVDKVLKEVVHGVDFDVYPGETVAIVGESGSGKSTTMHAVINLLPGTGRITGGSVRWNGRELVGVSRKEMESIRGREIGLVPQDPMSNLNPVWSVGFQVEEAVRANGLAKGRRAVKQRAVEVLEQAGLQNAAQRMKQYPHQFSGGMKQRALIGIGLAAQPQLLIADEPTSALDVTVQRVVLDHLAKLTGELGTAVVFITHDLGLAAERAEKLIVMYQGNIVEAGPSREILQNPRHPYTKRLVAAAPSLASRRIGSDAELPAAPTESFDLSVLAEEEKPAVGQGEPMIEVSGLGKIYKLRKGSFGHEDFHAVRDATFTVNRGETMALVGESGSGKSTIAKMVLQLEEPSSGSIRIAGQETAGLSGKRLFDLRRTLQPVFQDPYGSLDPLHNIGNTIMEPLKIHGVGDTASRKARVLELLDQVALPRELATRYPNELSGGQRQRVAVARGLALKPDILVLDEAVSALDVLVQAQILDLLAELQRELGLTYLFITHDLAVVRLIADRVCVMQQGRIVEQATTEQVFENPQQEYTKNLLAAIPGAQIELGIG
- a CDS encoding multidrug effflux MFS transporter translates to MAAPPQLTRGLLAVLSFLAAVGPFATDMYLASFTSIARDLGAQPSSVQLTLTAFLIGMGVGQLLLGPLSDQCGRRPVLVVALAVFAAASIAMVFSPDIGIFIALRAVQGIAGSAGVVVSRAIAVDLSSGAAAIRAISLIAMFVGLGPLVAPPVGGAILVVGDWRAVLASLAAIASAMFVLAAVFVPESLPRESRRDAGVRTALRSFGGLLGTGRFVLLMCVFGLGFGSMMSYISASPFVGQVMLGMPPLLYSLAFATGAAAMILANSINAGLAGRVPAHRMLVIGTTISAIAGAALTLLSLSGTLSPTSFIVCAFALTGGTGLTMSNSSAIALSLSGASRGSGSALLGASQFAVGGLASPLVGAWGEHTALPMALFVLTATTLACAGALRYARLAS